The nucleotide sequence AGTTCAATATAACATCAGAAATTAATTATGGCTAAAATACAGATGAAAAACGGGGCTGtggcatctttttttaaacttgaacaTTTTGGACTGAGCTGATCAGGAGTCACTGCCTATTTGAAATATCTAATGAACTGTTCAAGTTACCAGGAAGGCTTGATTGGCACTCTCACTAAGGGTTGAGTCATCTGGACTGTCCACGGGTGTCTGACTGGTGAATTTCGAGTCAAACTGACTCACGTCATCAGCTGATTGCTGCAAAGGCGGAGAGAAGACAAACACAGGTGACGACGGAGGCGCAGCAACATGAGTAGACGTGTCAGCTAACAGGATGGAGGTGTGAAACAAGAGAAGGCCTGGGTTTGATTACTGAGTTAAGTGAAGGGAGGAAACAACCGTTAAACCACACTTCATTACACGGCATTACAAAATAGCAAACCCTTGAAGTAAAGCTGATAAAAATAGCATCCAGTGTAGAATTCCATGTGGTCTACACCTCTGATACTTACCAGGAAGGGTTTGAAAGGAGGCTCCACTTTTCGAGCCAGCAAATCCTCCCAGTTGATGTGTCGGAAGAAGGGATGAGCCTATGTGATGTGacataaaaacagctgttaGGTATCTGATACAAAAGCAATAGTAGAACTGGTGTATCTGTACATTTAGCCCCGTATTCGCAAATTCACATCCTCACCTGCACCTCTGTGGCatctcctgctcctgctcccaGCCGCGACGAGGCGTTTCTCTTCAGCAACTGTATGACCAGAAGTCACGTTAGAATAATAAAGACACACTTTAACCTGAATTACACCCTGAGAAAACATAAACGGAGAAAACAGAGAGCTGATACCCGTTTAAGGAGATCTCTGGCTTCTTGTGTGAGGTAGGGTGGGAGGCTGAGCTTGCACTTCAAGATCTTGTCGATGGTCTTTTTTCGGTTTTCGCCAGTGAACGGTGGCTACGgtgggaaaagagaaaaaggggtCACTCAAACACTGCAATCTCATGACtcatattttatatgatttgCAGGATTGTTTTGATGTAggtaaaaatgacaaactgacCGCTCCTGTGAGCATGTCGTACATCAGAGCGCCCAAACTCCACCAGTCCACTGCTCTGTTGTGTCCGCTTCTCATTAAGATCTCCGGGGCCCTGAGAGCAAGTGTGAGGGAGCATATTTGTATTTGAGCGTATTATACTATTGAGTGAAGGCATGAGGAAGAACACAAGAGTATGACTTACATGTATTCGATGGTACCGCAGAAAGTGTGGGTGACTGTGCCGTCGTGAATGGACTCTTTACACAGTCCGAAGTCTGTCAGCTTTACGTGGCCTGGAAGGAAATGTACaaagctgttttgttgttgttttttaaatgttgatttcttCTCATTCGCAcccgagcacacacacaccttgactGTTGAGCATGATGTTTTCAGGCTTTAGATCTCTGTAGATGATGCCCTTCTGGTGCAGATGGCCCAGAGCCATGGAGATCTCTGCCAGGTAGAAACTACagacaaagtaaatatttcataaaatacTGCCAGCTGCAAATTGAACTGCGTCACACACAATACCTTTGGTAGCAGCTACATAacagcatattaaaaaaaacccaccaggCTGTGTCTTCCATGAAGATGCCCTCCCTCTCCAGCTGCATGAACAGCTCTCCTCCTGCACAGATCAACACATGTTGCACACTATTAACATGGGTGGTGATGTCTCTGCTTATATCATCTATGTTCTACTTCGACGAGCATTATGTTTTAACATGATTAGAGTTTTTCAATATAATGTGTAAGATTTCACACTGCCTCTGAGTGTGGGTTTGCACCAGTTGACGCTTTTTCTCGTACTGACCGCTCAGGTACTCCAGGATGAGGTACAGCTTCCCTCCCGTCTGGAAGGCATAGATGAGATCCACAATGAAGGGATGCTTCACCTCTTCCAGGATGTTCCTCTCCGCCTTGGTGTGGGCTGTGTCCTTGGCGTTGCGTACAATCATAGCCTGGCGTCGCCAACCGCACAAAACATATATCACCATAAGTTAAGTAGCAAAAAGATACCACTAAGAGCGGTAAGATTGATTCTAACTAACTCATAGTAGTAAATGCAACACTAAAGCTTAACAAGGTTTAAGCCTTCTATGCTTTGTATTCATTTTCTATAATGCTGCTTTGTATGTGCATGGAAAGTCCCTTCtgttccttcccctcctctctgctgccgTTTATGTTTGCTAACCTCTTCTGTCAGAAAGCTAAAGAGCAGCTTGTCAGCACTAGTGTCATCTCAGCTTTGAGTGCTGGGACAATGACAACAGACGGAGCTCTAACAGGCAGACTGAGGCTGTGACAAGCCCACTGGTTCAAAGGGTGAATTGAGAAAATGCAATACAAGCTGAATGACAAACGACGTCCAGGAAGTCTTAACACTATCGCTGCTGATTTGTGCATTTTATACAAAGTGTCTCCCCTCTAAATTAGGcttaataaaacagaaattgtAGTAGCATGGACGTTTGTAACTGTTTCAAAATGTTACTGGCATTGCGTCTGCAGCATAACTTGGGCCTTCTCAGAGTCGCTGTGATCCAACCCTGTTATTTATGAGCGTCACTATACACACAAACTAATGATCAAAGTTCTCCTTTAAGAGTCAATGGCATTAACGTTTTATGACACTAAGAActataaagagaaataaacaataatgacTTCCTGTTGTTATGTGTCAGTGGTTCCAATGTGCAAtcaacacattcaaaacactgACAAGCCAATTTAGAAATAATGTGAAGCAAGAAATCAAACTGAATGACAAAAAACAGTATGTCGTCACCTATTTTACAAGCTaacttaattaaaaatgtgcttttatctAAACttataaaaatgacacattatttGCTGTTCAAATTTAAGTGTTATGAGGTGAATTAATGGCTACCGCTGCTGTTAAATCCTAAATCATCGCAGTTATGGCTGTAAATTGTAACAAGTTATTTCTCTTTGTAAATTGATCTTGGACAAAACCTGTATAAATTTAAATTCCAGTGATATCTTTGAAAAAgctctttattttaaatcaaacattgtACATGTTATATTACCACAGGTCTAGGAACCTACATTGCCTATTTGTCCTATCACTGTTCAACTGCTGGGAACGGTGAACAGGTCAGAACAACTCGGCAACTCTCCTGAATTCTGCCGCAGACAGGAGTTATTTCCTCAGATAAGACTGATGATGAACTGCTTTCACTTCTAAATGATAACGTTGGACCCCGTATGTGCCACTCCGAGAATGTCAGGCAAGTTAAGACTGATTTCTCACCCTGAGATGTGTCATAAATACGGGCCCCCGGCCTTAATCCCAAAATTACCGGTGCTGCACATAAACGCCTGCCGCTGTGCGATTGAGACGACTGGCTGAAAGCTGGCAGGTATTCAGCTTGTCACTGGGGTCATTTTAGCCAATCAAGCAGGAAGCAGCATGAATATCAAGGGGAATCTAATGGGGCTGAGGCAGAGTGCTTCAAGGCTGCAGCAGAGCAGCGCAGATGGCAATCTACCAACTAGCAGTGAAATCTTACCCCACCACTGGATTCAAGGACAGCCAATATTCACAGACAGAAGCGCCATAATGTTTAGTTGTAATAACAAGCGTGCAATGATGTTCACACGATACGAACAGGAAGCGGCTGTGAATCACTCTTAATTGATTGTGTATGAAGTGATTAAAgtaccttttttaaaactttcatGGCAAATATTTTGCCAGGAGCGGGGCCGACAACTTTCCGAACTTGAAAAACCTGCACAGAGAGGAGAGTAAATTACATGTTTTGTCAAATGGAGAGTTGGAAGAAATACGATTCTCATGGCTTGCCGCTTCTTGGGCACCACCATTACCTTTCCATAACCGCCTTTCCCTAAAACCCGCAGCAGCTCGAAGCACTCAGGTCTTATGTTCTCTGTCCCCTGGTTGACGTTGTCCTCCGATATCTCAATCTTCTCACAGTCGTCCATGttgctgcaaacacacattagatacacactcacacttaatcaatcacaaaaaaatggTACGTGatgcacacaagcacagacGCATTCAATACTTACAACTCAAATCCACTGCACTGGTCCATGATGTCATTGCATTGCGCCTGTGAGGAAAACACATGAGTCTTTAAGTGTTCAATACTGGCTCAGACTTTGATCTAGTTTTCTCTTCcttacatttttttactttcttcatTCTTCATTCTAAGCACTTTCATGTGTATTTCAGCACTATACATATCTGTTACCTAACTAATGAAATAGTAAAGCATTTATAATAATGAACAAATTGTTGTAAAAATTCTAATGACTGTGGTTAAATGCTAAATACAATCTAAATGACATTTACTCTGAGGTGATATTCtaatactgtataatactattGCACACATATATCCTCTTTTCTGATAAATTCAACTAAATATATCCCTGTTCTGACAGCTGTGATGTGATACTGACAAACATGAGCTGCTGTGGAGTAATAGTTGCTAAATCCATGCAACA is from Scomber scombrus chromosome 5, fScoSco1.1, whole genome shotgun sequence and encodes:
- the rps6kb1b gene encoding ribosomal protein S6 kinase beta-1 — translated: MAGVFDIDLDQPEENVSDDENEEAQCNDIMDQCSGFEFNMDDCEKIEISEDNVNQGTENIRPECFELLRVLGKGGYGKVFQVRKVVGPAPGKIFAMKVLKKAMIVRNAKDTAHTKAERNILEEVKHPFIVDLIYAFQTGGKLYLILEYLSGGELFMQLEREGIFMEDTACFYLAEISMALGHLHQKGIIYRDLKPENIMLNSQGHVKLTDFGLCKESIHDGTVTHTFCGTIEYMAPEILMRSGHNRAVDWWSLGALMYDMLTGAPPFTGENRKKTIDKILKCKLSLPPYLTQEARDLLKRLLKRNASSRLGAGAGDATEVQAHPFFRHINWEDLLARKVEPPFKPFLQSADDVSQFDSKFTSQTPVDSPDDSTLSESANQAFLGFTYVAPSVLENIKERFSFEPKIRSPRRFVGSPRTPLSPVKFSTGDCWTRSALLPGGGPSLFQSPQDQAMELSTPEQMDTTTSSEASAPLPIRQPAGVNLGQMKQQAYPVVAKRPEHLRMNL